One Ethanoligenens harbinense YUAN-3 genomic window carries:
- a CDS encoding HAD-IIB family hydrolase, whose product MSRNLPYEGYLLVSDMDGTLITETFEMPARNIEAARAFMEGGGHFAFATGRTHSSAGAFLDRVEVNTPCILYNGAVIFDYANKRFVWSADLPAAVTELAREAIRRFPEVGVELITDDAVYIVHESTATRRHTNNERLHYVITDLDHAPRSGWHKMIFAAEEDRLPVFADFAGKAPNHGWDMVFSSTHFLEVLPRNVSKGTTVLHLASLLQIEKEHIFAIGDYYNDLTLLRTAAFSAAPAGAPDDVKAAADVVVGPCKLGAVADFINCIDERLEKAANA is encoded by the coding sequence ATGTCGAGAAATCTGCCGTATGAAGGGTATCTGCTCGTATCGGACATGGACGGCACGCTCATTACCGAGACCTTTGAGATGCCCGCGCGCAACATTGAAGCCGCACGCGCATTTATGGAAGGCGGCGGGCATTTTGCATTCGCCACTGGCCGCACGCACTCTTCTGCGGGCGCGTTTCTGGACCGTGTGGAGGTCAACACGCCCTGCATTTTGTATAACGGCGCGGTCATTTTCGATTATGCCAACAAGCGGTTCGTGTGGAGCGCAGACCTGCCCGCAGCGGTGACGGAACTGGCACGGGAAGCCATTCGTCGCTTTCCGGAGGTGGGCGTGGAGCTTATCACGGACGATGCCGTCTACATTGTGCACGAAAGCACGGCCACCCGCAGGCACACCAACAACGAGCGGCTGCATTATGTCATCACCGATCTCGACCACGCGCCCAGAAGCGGTTGGCATAAAATGATCTTCGCAGCGGAGGAAGACCGGCTGCCGGTCTTTGCGGATTTTGCAGGCAAAGCGCCCAACCACGGCTGGGATATGGTCTTTTCCAGCACGCATTTTCTGGAGGTGTTGCCGCGGAATGTTTCCAAGGGCACCACGGTGCTGCATCTCGCCTCGCTTCTCCAAATCGAGAAAGAGCATATTTTCGCCATCGGCGATTATTATAACGATCTCACGCTGTTGCGCACGGCAGCCTTCAGCGCCGCGCCTGCGGGAGCGCCCGATGATGTCAAGGCAGCCGCGGATGTGGTGGTTGGTCCGTGCAAGCTGGGCGCAGTGGCTGATTTTATAAACTGTATTGATGAGCGGCTGGAGAAAGCCGCCAATGCATGA
- a CDS encoding transketolase: protein MEEQRRAELAQKALQIRKYVIEEVYAAQSGHPGGSLSIADVVAYLYFHELHIDPSRPDWEDRDRFVLSKGHCVPAVYAALAMKGFFPVDWLRGFRHIDSPLQGHPNMLDVAGLDMSTGSLGQGISAACGMALSAKIFGKAYRTYAILGDGELEEGEVWEAAMFAAHYKLDNLVAFVDFNGLQIDGCVEDVMSPLPIAGKFREFGWHVLEIGAHDFDAIDAAYTLAKTVQDKPTIIVARSVKGKGVSFMEDMAAWHGTAPNKEQYEQAMKELGEAQAKLEAGY from the coding sequence TTGGAGGAACAGCGCAGAGCGGAGTTGGCCCAAAAGGCACTGCAGATCCGCAAATATGTGATCGAGGAAGTTTACGCCGCACAGTCCGGACATCCCGGCGGCTCGCTGTCGATCGCCGATGTGGTCGCCTATCTCTATTTTCATGAACTGCACATCGACCCGTCGCGCCCGGACTGGGAGGATCGCGACCGGTTCGTCCTGTCCAAAGGGCACTGTGTGCCGGCCGTCTATGCGGCGCTGGCGATGAAGGGGTTTTTCCCCGTGGATTGGCTGCGCGGCTTCCGGCATATCGACAGCCCGCTTCAGGGGCACCCCAACATGCTGGATGTCGCGGGGCTGGATATGTCCACCGGTTCGCTGGGGCAGGGCATTTCGGCTGCCTGCGGCATGGCGCTTTCCGCCAAGATTTTCGGCAAGGCCTATCGCACCTACGCCATCCTCGGCGATGGGGAGCTGGAAGAGGGCGAGGTCTGGGAAGCGGCGATGTTCGCCGCGCACTATAAGCTGGACAACCTGGTCGCTTTCGTGGATTTCAACGGCCTGCAGATCGACGGGTGCGTGGAGGATGTCATGTCTCCGCTGCCCATCGCGGGCAAGTTCCGGGAGTTTGGCTGGCATGTCCTCGAAATCGGCGCGCACGACTTCGACGCCATCGACGCGGCGTATACCCTGGCCAAAACCGTTCAGGACAAGCCCACCATCATCGTGGCGCGCTCGGTCAAGGGCAAGGGCGTGTCGTTTATGGAGGACATGGCAGCGTGGCACGGCACCGCGCCGAATAAAGAGCAATATGAACAGGCGATGAAAGAACTGGGCGAAGCGCAGGCAAAACTGGAGGCGGGATATTGA
- a CDS encoding transketolase family protein: protein MAEIKRIATRQAYGETLAKLGAEYPGLVVMDADLSKSTKTDLFQKAFPERHINCGIAESNMMAAAAGIALTGKIVFASTFAMFAAGRAFEQVRTSIGYTHANVKIGATHAGLSVGEDGATHQCCEDIALMRTIPGMTVISPADAVEARAAVRAAAAYKGPVYLRFGRLPVPVVFNEGDYVFTIGKGYPLREGHDVTLAATGLMVEQALVAADLLAGEGIHARVLDIPTIKPIDDDLLAAAARETGAIVTAEEHNIIGGLGGAVCESVSASCPVPVLRVGVEDTFGRSGPALEVLRYYGLTAEHLVEKAKAAIALKTR, encoded by the coding sequence ATGGCGGAAATAAAACGGATTGCAACCAGGCAGGCCTATGGTGAAACGCTGGCGAAACTGGGCGCGGAGTATCCCGGCCTGGTGGTGATGGACGCCGATCTTTCCAAATCCACCAAGACGGATTTGTTCCAGAAAGCATTCCCGGAGCGCCACATCAACTGCGGTATCGCCGAGAGCAACATGATGGCTGCCGCTGCGGGTATCGCTCTGACGGGCAAGATCGTTTTTGCCAGCACATTCGCCATGTTTGCGGCCGGCCGCGCATTCGAGCAGGTGCGCACCTCCATTGGCTATACGCATGCGAATGTCAAGATCGGTGCCACCCACGCGGGCCTGTCGGTCGGTGAGGACGGCGCCACCCACCAGTGCTGCGAGGATATCGCACTGATGCGCACCATCCCGGGCATGACGGTCATCTCCCCGGCGGATGCGGTGGAGGCGCGGGCGGCCGTACGCGCGGCGGCTGCCTATAAAGGGCCGGTCTACCTGCGCTTCGGGCGTTTGCCTGTGCCGGTGGTGTTCAACGAAGGGGACTATGTCTTTACAATCGGGAAAGGTTACCCGTTGCGCGAGGGACACGACGTGACGCTCGCGGCTACCGGCCTGATGGTGGAACAGGCGCTTGTCGCCGCCGATCTGCTTGCGGGCGAGGGTATCCATGCGCGAGTGCTGGACATTCCCACCATCAAGCCCATCGACGATGATCTGCTTGCCGCCGCCGCGCGGGAAACCGGCGCCATCGTCACCGCCGAGGAGCACAACATCATCGGGGGACTGGGCGGTGCGGTCTGCGAGTCGGTGTCGGCGAGTTGCCCGGTGCCGGTGCTGCGCGTGGGCGTGGAGGATACGTTCGGCCGGTCCGGTCCGGCGCTGGAAGTGCTGCGCTATTACGGG
- a CDS encoding RluA family pseudouridine synthase, whose protein sequence is MTRQTFVAGMEQAGERLDRALARLCPDQTRSGLQKLLECGLVTLNGKPAGKHDRMRAGDEIVVEFPDPVPLEAKAQDIPIEVVYEDDDLLVVNKPQGMVVHPGAGNPDGTLVNALLFHCGDSLSGIGGVLRPGIVHRIDKDTSGLLMVAKNDRAHQSLAAQIKAHSFLREYEAVVCGVIKEDSGTVDAPVGRHPTNRKRMAVTQKNSRHAVTHYTVLRRYTHYTHLRLRLETGRTHQIRLHMAYIGHPVAGDPVYGKPLCGLRGQCLHARTLGFVHPSTGRYMEFTSELPAYFRQFLTTLAT, encoded by the coding sequence ATGACGCGGCAGACCTTTGTGGCCGGTATGGAACAGGCGGGCGAGCGGCTGGACAGGGCGCTCGCCCGTTTGTGTCCGGATCAGACACGCTCCGGTCTGCAAAAGCTGTTGGAATGTGGGCTGGTCACGCTTAACGGCAAACCTGCCGGCAAGCACGACCGCATGCGCGCGGGTGACGAGATCGTGGTCGAGTTTCCGGATCCGGTGCCGCTTGAAGCGAAAGCACAGGACATCCCGATCGAGGTCGTCTATGAGGACGACGATCTGCTGGTAGTGAACAAGCCGCAGGGCATGGTGGTGCACCCGGGCGCGGGCAACCCGGACGGCACGCTGGTGAACGCGCTGCTCTTCCATTGTGGGGACAGCTTGTCCGGCATCGGAGGCGTGCTGCGGCCGGGCATCGTCCACCGCATTGATAAAGACACCAGCGGTTTGTTGATGGTGGCCAAGAACGATCGCGCGCACCAGAGTCTTGCCGCGCAGATCAAGGCGCACAGCTTTCTGCGGGAATACGAAGCGGTGGTCTGTGGCGTCATCAAGGAAGACAGCGGCACGGTGGATGCGCCGGTGGGCCGCCACCCCACCAACCGCAAGCGTATGGCCGTCACGCAGAAAAACAGCCGTCACGCCGTCACGCATTACACGGTGCTGCGTCGTTATACGCATTATACCCACCTGAGGCTGCGGCTGGAAACCGGCCGTACGCACCAGATTCGGCTGCACATGGCCTATATCGGGCATCCTGTGGCGGGCGATCCCGTTTATGGCAAGCCGCTGTGCGGCCTGCGGGGGCAATGTCTGCACGCGCGCACGCTGGGCTTCGTCCACCCGTCCACCGGCCGTTATATGGAATTTACCAGCGAACTACCCGCGTATTTCCGGCAATTTCTCACTACCCTTGCGACATGA
- the lspA gene encoding signal peptidase II, translating into MRRSMFASRRRGYGRSRCGVAPWIWLLLAAALVAADRLTKLAVVAHMQLGEDIPVLGPLLHLYYLRNTGAAFSLFDTLAFGRWLLAGFTIVLVGVCIWVLFAGKLRGWLGNLALTLIIAGGIGNLIDRLTTGEVVDFLYVKIIHFAIFNVADSFVVVGAVLLCLCFLLQEKRGAR; encoded by the coding sequence ATGAGACGGAGCATGTTTGCCTCTCGAAGGCGCGGATATGGCCGAAGCAGATGCGGCGTCGCGCCGTGGATCTGGCTGTTGCTCGCGGCTGCACTGGTGGCGGCCGATCGCCTGACCAAGCTGGCGGTGGTCGCCCACATGCAGTTGGGGGAGGACATTCCCGTTCTTGGGCCGCTTCTGCATCTGTATTATCTGCGCAACACCGGCGCGGCGTTCTCGTTGTTTGATACGCTGGCGTTTGGCCGCTGGCTCTTGGCAGGCTTTACCATCGTGCTGGTTGGCGTATGCATTTGGGTGCTGTTTGCGGGCAAACTGCGCGGGTGGCTGGGCAATCTGGCACTCACCCTCATCATCGCGGGCGGCATCGGCAACCTCATCGACCGGTTGACAACGGGCGAAGTGGTCGATTTTCTGTATGTAAAGATCATTCATTTTGCAATATTCAACGTAGCGGACAGTTTTGTGGTTGTGGGCGCGGTGCTGCTCTGCCTGTGTTTCCTGTTGCAGGAAAAACGGGGCGCACGATGA